The proteins below come from a single Clarias gariepinus isolate MV-2021 ecotype Netherlands chromosome 17, CGAR_prim_01v2, whole genome shotgun sequence genomic window:
- the rps25 gene encoding 40S ribosomal protein S25, protein MPPKDSKQKKDTSKAKKDKDPVNKSGGKAKKKKWSKGKVRDKLNNLVLFDKATYDKLYKEVPNYKLITPAVVSERLKIRGSLARAALLELLSKGMIKLVSKHRAQVIYTRNTKGTDEGAPEKDA, encoded by the exons ATG CCACCTAAGGACAGCAAGCAGAAGAAGGATACGTCCAAGGCCAAAAAGGACAAGGATCCCGTCAATAAATCTGGAGGCAAAGCAAAAAAGAAG AAGTGGTCCAAAGGAAAGGTGAGGGACAAGCTCAACAACCTGGTCCTCTTCGACAAGGCGACTTATGACAAGCTGTACAAAGAAGTCCCTAACTACAAGCTCATCACACCTGCCGTGGTGTCCGAGAGGCTGAAGATCAGAGGCTCCCTGGCCAGGGCGGCCCTCCTCGAACTGCTCAGCAAAG GTATGATCAAGCTTGTGTCAAAGCACAGGGCTCAGGTGATCTACACACGAAACACCAAGGGCACTGATGAGGGAGCACCTGAGAAGGATGCGTAA